A window from Drosophila nasuta strain 15112-1781.00 chromosome 3, ASM2355853v1, whole genome shotgun sequence encodes these proteins:
- the LOC132788688 gene encoding bladder cancer-associated protein, which yields MYCLQCLLPVLLIPKPTNPALMETHVMFIVLYLIGFFLERKPCTICSLVFLTAVSLICYSGVGNCIFWGNCEGHHCENG from the coding sequence atgtattgcCTGCAATGTTTATTACCTGTGCTGCTGATACCAAAGCCAACGAATCCAGCGTTAATGGAAACGCACGTCATGTTCATAGTGCTCTATTTGATTGGATTCTTTCTGGAGCGCAAGCCATGCACCATATGCAGTCTGGTGTTTCTCACAGCCGTCTCCCTAATCTGCTACAGCGGCGTTGGCAACTGCATCTTCTGGGGCAACTGCGAGGGACATCATTGCGAGAATGGCTAA
- the LOC132792565 gene encoding CAAX prenyl protease 2 — protein MYNESEILPPLEALPQIPIVTSVACSFILAVVYVGSLYVWDTKYNRDHPTTIKRRFASVSVVMLFAPFFVYFYSSPELLQREPFPKLLGFRLPGLWQATVIPYLLTALLYLGPIFVNMQNESFRSYFDLDFWRGSFSNIIWIRNHVMAPLSEEFVFRACMMPLILQSFTPLTAVFITPLFFGVAHLHHIAERLSMGMELSTSLLIGLFQFTYTTLFGFYSAYLFARTGHVIAPLLAHALCNYMGLPDVQDLWQQDQWKRVVAIILYLVGFAGWIYLLPIATEPSLYQNRLYWNV, from the exons atgtataacGAAAGTGAAATACTGCCGCCTCTTGAGGCACTTCCACAAATACCAATAGTCACATCGGTTGCCTGTAGCTTCATTTTAGCTGTGGTCTATGTGGGCAGCTTGTATGTTTGGGACACGAAATACAATCGGGATCATCCCACAACCATTAAACGACGCTTTGCCAGCGTCTCGGTTGTGATGCTTTTTGCACCGTTTTTCGTGTATTTCTATTCGTCGCCAGAGTTGCTGCAACGCGAACCGTTCCCTAAACTGCTGGGTTTCCGGCTACCAGGATTATGGCAAGCTACTGTGATACCTTATCTGTTGACTGCGCTGCTCTACTTGGGCCCCATATTTGTTAACATGCAGAATGAATCCTTTCGTTCATATTTTG ACTTGGATTTTTGGCGAGGCTCGTTCAGCAACATCATCTGGATACGCAACCATGTGATGGCTCCTTTGAGTGAAGAGTTTGTCTTTCGTGCCTGCATGATGCCACTCATCCTGCAGAGCTTTACACCGCTCACAGCTGTGTTCATTACGCCTCTTTTCTTTGGCGTCGCCCATCTACATCACATTGCGGAGCGTCTGAGCATGGGCATGGAGTTGAGCACCTCGCTGCTCATCGGTTTGTTTCAGTTCACCTACACCACATTGTTCGGCTTCTATTCGGCCTATTTGTTTGCCCGCACCGGGCATGTGATTGCTCCTCTGTTGGCTCATGCATTGTGTAATTACATGGGACTGCCTGATGTTCAGGATTTGTGGCAACAGGATCAGTGGAAGCGCGTGGTAGCGATCATTTTGTACCTGGTTGGGTTTGCTGGCTGGATTTATCTGCTGCCCATTGCGACTGAGCCGTCGCTCTACCAGAATAGGCTTTATTGGAATGTTTAA